Proteins encoded in a region of the Paenibacillus sp. E222 genome:
- a CDS encoding LuxR C-terminal-related transcriptional regulator: MQQEHTAGLHRDWLQFMILTTKLELPPLPADTMDRPRLSLQRKELFQSKVTLLTAPAGSGKSTLLGSWVRNEAIHAASVCLDDKDQNPLQFWLYVIHALDRVREGLCGDVLPHFLQRYPIDPRSALILLLNRVALANQHALLILDDYHAVTQSEIHEQMQYFIENLPLSIHLVLSSRTYPPFKLEKLRLRGELKHFTIQELAFTEEEGIEFCQEIMQLDIAGEDARGWVQQTEGWAAGLKLLALSHTWGADSLISPSTSLSREDHGQPGERTISDYLLEEVFQRQSPEMQQFLLRTAITRRMNSSLCQVLSDMQEAPHLLRQLEKEHLFLVPLDRERHWYRYHHLFSAFLRRELARYGTEQVNELHAHAAHWYEQHGYPAEALDHYILGQHMQDAARLLEELFAHFIMGEWWTLRRYFDVLPLEIVKARPKLYMSYLFLVAREMPYGQMVKQLDELDHVIRVHLQGQLEPEIIGYLLQVICVMRAYMAYLNRDLDGLAHYLVSYIDQGYPDDIAFQYMDYDRRESMRLRSFHGVNGYLRRGQACFGAITERWLAEHAYVTSYYGVGYGEILMEQDRLSEAVSYADRALEVALQIKVAALLVPAYVLKARLELTLGRPEEGMKLLQQVTGLLSVKDMDYWQPALEAHQQRILLEVSPVESAQTILLKPAGEGSKATETSCDQIFHSMVRIRAMIVLKQYDFAQEELRRIRNQAEERDWLTEQVECALLESIMLQKQGFTDASVAALSRALVLGGPEGYIRSFVAEGEQIRRLLQDYLYLRRTKAIQDDGVKMAYVKQLLSAFARDKRARGLSSVGGANLYTKEVGLSPMEQKIFGYIAEGLTSRQIAAEFGISPGTVNTHIRRVFAKLGASSRTHAVQIAEQRGLL; the protein is encoded by the coding sequence ATGCAACAGGAACATACCGCTGGTCTCCACAGGGACTGGCTTCAATTTATGATTTTAACAACCAAACTGGAACTGCCACCCTTGCCGGCGGACACAATGGACCGTCCACGGCTCAGTTTGCAGCGCAAAGAATTGTTCCAATCCAAAGTCACTTTGTTAACTGCCCCGGCCGGTTCAGGGAAATCCACACTTCTAGGCAGCTGGGTGAGAAATGAAGCAATACATGCGGCCAGTGTCTGCCTGGATGATAAAGATCAGAACCCACTTCAGTTTTGGCTATACGTTATTCATGCACTGGATCGAGTGAGAGAGGGGCTCTGCGGAGATGTCCTGCCACACTTTTTGCAACGGTATCCGATAGATCCTAGGTCGGCATTAATATTATTGTTGAACCGTGTTGCCCTCGCCAATCAGCATGCACTGCTTATTCTGGATGACTATCATGCAGTAACCCAGTCTGAGATTCATGAGCAGATGCAATACTTTATCGAAAATCTTCCCCTGTCCATTCATCTGGTACTGTCAAGTCGTACCTATCCTCCATTCAAGCTTGAGAAGCTACGTCTGAGAGGTGAATTGAAGCACTTCACGATTCAGGAACTGGCGTTTACGGAAGAGGAGGGCATTGAATTTTGCCAGGAGATCATGCAATTGGATATTGCCGGGGAGGATGCGCGTGGTTGGGTACAGCAGACGGAGGGATGGGCTGCCGGATTGAAGCTGCTGGCTTTATCTCACACATGGGGTGCAGACTCTTTAATCAGTCCATCGACTTCTCTGTCTCGTGAAGATCACGGGCAGCCTGGGGAGAGGACAATTTCGGATTACCTGCTTGAAGAAGTGTTCCAGCGTCAGTCACCCGAGATGCAGCAATTTCTGCTCCGGACAGCGATCACGAGAAGAATGAACAGCAGTTTGTGTCAGGTATTAAGTGATATGCAAGAAGCTCCGCACTTGTTAAGGCAGCTGGAGAAGGAACATCTCTTCCTTGTTCCACTTGATCGGGAAAGGCACTGGTATCGTTATCATCATTTGTTCTCTGCATTTCTAAGGCGTGAGCTGGCTCGTTATGGCACAGAACAGGTGAATGAATTACATGCCCATGCTGCACATTGGTATGAGCAGCATGGATATCCCGCTGAAGCACTGGATCATTATATTCTCGGACAGCACATGCAGGATGCAGCCAGACTGCTGGAAGAGCTGTTTGCCCACTTTATTATGGGAGAGTGGTGGACGCTCCGGCGATACTTCGATGTTTTGCCACTGGAGATCGTGAAAGCACGTCCGAAATTATATATGTCCTACCTGTTCCTTGTCGCGCGCGAAATGCCTTATGGACAGATGGTGAAGCAGCTTGATGAACTGGATCACGTCATCCGGGTGCATCTTCAAGGGCAGCTTGAACCTGAGATTATCGGGTATTTGCTGCAAGTCATTTGTGTGATGCGAGCCTACATGGCTTATCTGAACAGAGATTTGGATGGGCTCGCTCATTATTTGGTGTCCTATATCGATCAGGGATATCCCGATGATATTGCCTTTCAGTATATGGATTATGATCGGAGAGAGAGCATGCGCCTACGGAGCTTTCATGGCGTTAATGGCTATTTACGGCGTGGGCAAGCTTGCTTTGGGGCGATTACGGAACGTTGGTTAGCTGAACATGCCTATGTAACGTCCTACTATGGTGTCGGATATGGTGAAATTTTAATGGAACAGGATCGGTTATCAGAAGCGGTAAGTTATGCGGATCGAGCCCTTGAAGTGGCTTTGCAGATCAAGGTGGCTGCGCTGCTCGTTCCTGCGTATGTACTAAAGGCCAGACTTGAACTTACATTGGGTCGACCTGAGGAAGGCATGAAGCTGCTTCAACAGGTCACAGGTTTGTTATCTGTGAAGGATATGGACTACTGGCAGCCAGCACTGGAAGCACATCAACAGCGAATTTTACTTGAAGTGAGTCCCGTGGAATCGGCCCAAACCATTCTGCTTAAACCAGCAGGCGAAGGCAGTAAGGCCACTGAGACCAGCTGTGATCAGATCTTCCATTCCATGGTTCGCATACGTGCGATGATTGTCCTTAAGCAGTATGATTTTGCACAAGAGGAACTGAGACGAATCCGTAACCAGGCTGAAGAACGGGATTGGTTGACTGAACAGGTAGAGTGTGCTCTGCTAGAATCCATCATGCTGCAAAAGCAAGGATTCACAGATGCCAGTGTTGCAGCGTTATCCCGTGCCTTGGTGTTGGGGGGACCGGAAGGATATATACGTTCATTCGTTGCAGAAGGTGAGCAGATTAGGCGGTTGTTGCAGGACTACCTGTATTTGCGCCGTACGAAGGCGATACAGGATGATGGTGTGAAAATGGCTTATGTGAAGCAGTTATTATCGGCATTCGCAAGAGACAAACGGGCAAGGGGCCTCTCCTCTGTAGGGGGGGCAAACCTGTATACAAAGGAAGTGGGTCTCAGCCCGATGGAGCAAAAAATATTCGGTTATATCGCTGAGGGCCTGACCAGCAGACAGATTGCTGCCGAGTTTGGTATCTCACCCGGCACTGTTAATACACACATTCGCCGAGTGTTCGCGAAGCTGGGTGCGAGTAGTCGCACTCATGCTGTACAAATTGCTGAGCAGCGGGGCTTGTTATGA
- a CDS encoding S-layer homology domain-containing protein, translating into MTTRISKQKFYSKNKNRRVSPYLAALLSLSVITVPGTVSAAADAVSIRDLQQAAPWARQAIERAADQQMILADEAGNFNPSATLTRGDLAYTLAQLLEMSVLSSDQLPDQLFKDLDSNAENGSYIHALKLAGIMNGYPDGTFRPAGLVTREELATTIIRALKAKGYDETLNLTKELSFKDTSDISAWALPSVQQAVELGILKGDNGNFAPKRSTSRQEMAVIALRATEVIQALDEAASQGGVNPESNANEPGKVTEVQGTTSGGNDAGNGTGNTNGNSVATPGSGNGSTGGGGGSAPTTPTNPSTPSNPGTGNRAPLVIIGGLPDQELTLDHAALDWNVSTYFSDPDGDELQFSVIPGDATIVSSTVVEKVIRLVPQAAGETTLTIKAVDVQGASVTAQLKVKVQANTISRQFPDPHLAGAIAYWLEKDVDDPLTKDELAEALVQTNGGLYARNAGISDLTGVEIFKGLNVNEIDLSGNDISKANASGFDRLNSLDLSGNQLTEINVTGLDQLESLNLANNRLALVDVGGLHSLQKLDVNSNELVHLPIGIAELSDLQYVDVNNNSISLREEPDFTLHHTLLQRVYMYDFDDAPPALVEAPAGSTAYVNGDEIEIDLSFMFEDEDDARSTLNLMADSPDPQLADVRMAGQKLYVTALGTSIEPIRIEVKATDPLGRIAIGHLYVDLREIE; encoded by the coding sequence ATGACAACACGTATATCCAAACAAAAATTTTATTCTAAAAATAAGAACCGTAGGGTCTCGCCTTATTTGGCGGCCCTTCTGTCTTTATCCGTCATTACTGTTCCCGGAACAGTGAGTGCAGCGGCCGATGCAGTAAGCATTCGTGACTTGCAGCAGGCAGCACCGTGGGCAAGACAAGCCATTGAAAGAGCTGCTGACCAACAGATGATTCTGGCGGACGAAGCAGGGAATTTCAACCCGAGCGCAACGTTGACAAGAGGGGACCTTGCGTACACACTGGCACAACTGTTGGAAATGAGCGTGCTGTCGTCAGATCAGCTTCCAGATCAGTTATTTAAAGATTTGGACAGTAACGCTGAGAATGGATCCTATATTCATGCTCTCAAATTAGCCGGAATCATGAATGGTTATCCGGATGGTACGTTTCGTCCTGCCGGTCTGGTAACAAGGGAAGAGCTGGCAACGACGATTATCCGTGCTCTGAAGGCTAAGGGATATGATGAAACATTAAATTTGACCAAAGAGTTGTCATTTAAGGATACTTCCGACATTAGTGCCTGGGCTTTGCCAAGTGTACAACAGGCTGTTGAGTTGGGAATCTTGAAAGGGGACAATGGAAACTTTGCGCCGAAGCGTTCTACTTCCAGACAGGAAATGGCCGTGATCGCATTACGCGCAACTGAAGTAATTCAAGCGCTTGATGAAGCTGCGAGTCAAGGGGGCGTCAATCCGGAATCCAATGCTAATGAGCCAGGAAAGGTAACTGAGGTGCAGGGTACAACTTCAGGCGGCAATGATGCAGGAAACGGTACCGGAAACACAAACGGCAATTCCGTGGCGACGCCAGGAAGTGGAAATGGAAGCACGGGTGGAGGAGGTGGATCTGCCCCAACAACACCGACGAATCCTTCCACTCCCTCCAATCCAGGAACGGGAAACAGGGCGCCACTGGTTATTATTGGCGGTTTGCCTGATCAGGAACTTACACTAGATCATGCTGCATTGGATTGGAACGTCTCCACGTATTTTAGTGATCCAGATGGTGATGAATTGCAATTCAGTGTCATACCAGGAGATGCAACCATTGTTTCCTCTACTGTGGTAGAAAAAGTGATTCGACTTGTTCCACAGGCTGCTGGAGAAACAACGCTGACGATCAAAGCAGTCGACGTCCAAGGCGCAAGTGTTACGGCACAACTTAAGGTTAAGGTACAGGCCAATACGATAAGTCGCCAATTTCCTGATCCACATTTGGCTGGAGCCATTGCATATTGGTTGGAAAAGGATGTGGATGATCCGCTGACCAAAGATGAATTGGCGGAAGCTCTTGTTCAGACGAATGGGGGATTGTATGCGAGGAATGCAGGCATTTCCGATCTGACAGGAGTCGAGATATTCAAAGGATTGAATGTAAACGAAATCGATCTGTCCGGAAACGACATAAGCAAGGCGAATGCCTCTGGATTCGATCGCTTGAATTCGCTGGATTTATCCGGTAACCAACTGACGGAAATCAATGTTACGGGACTGGATCAGCTGGAATCTCTGAATCTCGCGAATAATCGACTTGCTTTAGTGGATGTGGGCGGACTACATTCCTTACAGAAACTTGATGTGAACAGTAATGAGCTTGTTCATTTACCCATTGGAATTGCTGAACTGTCTGATCTGCAATACGTGGATGTGAATAACAACTCCATATCCCTGAGAGAAGAGCCTGATTTTACACTGCATCACACGTTGTTGCAACGTGTGTACATGTATGATTTTGATGATGCTCCCCCTGCATTGGTGGAGGCACCTGCGGGTAGTACCGCTTATGTTAATGGAGATGAGATTGAGATCGATCTGTCCTTTATGTTTGAGGATGAAGATGACGCTAGATCAACCCTCAACCTTATGGCAGACTCGCCTGATCCACAATTGGCAGATGTCAGAATGGCTGGACAGAAATTGTACGTTACAGCACTGGGGACGAGTATCGAACCTATACGGATTGAGGTGAAGGCTACGGATCCCCTGGGCAGAATTGCCATAGGCCACTTGTACGTTGATCTGAGAGAAATAGAGTAG